In the Pan paniscus chromosome 19, NHGRI_mPanPan1-v2.0_pri, whole genome shotgun sequence genome, GTCAGTAGAGTCCAAGGCATGGAGGAGAAGCCAGGGCACCCAGAGTGGTCCCTGACGTTGCCCGTGATGGAAGCCATCCTTTTGCTTTAAAGCGTCCACTGTCACCCATGCACCTCCCTGGGGCTTTCTTACCCCGTGCTCATCTTACACAGCCAGATAAAGTAGCGGAGCAGGTGGCTGGGGTCCTAGAGAGGAGGGTGTTGTAAGACACCCAGAGCTACTCTGGGTTGGTGCAGTTAGTGGGACTCAATACTAGGACCCCCTGGGCAGCTCTAGGTTCCTTCTCTGCCATGCCATGAGCAGGGCTGGGCCACCAGTCACCAAAGCTGAGGTCCCCattcccacccccatcccaagCCCCACCTGGATTCCTTGGAGAGACCTCAGGGACTGAGATAGCAGAGCGATGCTGGCCACCACTCTCCCTTAGTTTCTGTCACCTCCTTCCCAGTCAGtttgtctgcctgtctgtctgtctgtctgtctgtctctctctctctctctctcttaggcTCACCATCATTCCCTTTCAGCCTTGGAGGGGAGCAGGTAAGAGCACTGACTTTCCCAGCCCTGAGCTCCAGGGCCTCCTTGTGTAGATAAGAAAGTTCTTACCTGGGTCAACGATCACTTTCACTCGAGTCCCAAGGTCAGGTCCTCTTCTTTCAATCCCACACCAGTAAACGTCTGCGTCATCTCGCCTGAGCCCCTCCATGGTCACAGTGAACGTGCGGTCTTTCTGATTGTCCTTGATGGACACACGGTCACTCTTCTCTCCTTGCTCCGACCCTCTGGTTTCAATGAGGATCTTGCATGTATCCCAGCGCGCCCCTCGGCACCACCACTTAATGTAGGTCTCCCATCCTTGCTTATAGTGGCACTGAACCGTCAGGGACCCCTGCTCTGGGGCTCTCACGGACTCTGGGCCTTGGATGGAGaaacagcctggaaaacagaatcCCAAGATACAGCTTATTGCACCGGCACGAACCCCTGCTCTGGGGCTCTCACGGACTCTGGGCCTTGGATGGAGAAACAGCCTGGAAAACAAAATCCCAAGATACAGCTCCTGTTGCCTGAGCCAGTTTGGTGTTTAAGAGTCCCGAGTGTGTCTCTAGCACACCCGATTCCTCATCCCCATCTCCCTCTCAGTCCATTCCCCCACCAGCTTCTAGACCTGCTTAGCATGTGACACCATGGTCTCCTACCACCTTCTTTCCTTGTCCTCTCAATGCTGTTTTCATCGGAGCCAAATATTTAACAACCAGCCCTCTGGGGGAAAAAATCTCTGGTTtaggagctgggcacggtggctcacacttgtaatcccagcactttgggaagccaaggtgggcagatcacctgaggtcaggagttcgagacctacatggccaacatggtgaaacccagtctttactaaaaatacaaaaattagctgggcgtggtggcagtcacctgtagtctcagctatgcgggaggctgaagcatgagaattgcttgaacccgggaggcagaggttgcagtgagctgagatcgcaccactgcactccagcctaggcaacagagtgagactcttgtctagaaaaagaaaaagaaaaaaaatctggttttAATATTTGCCAAATTCCatagtgtaaatactcccacGGTGGCAGATGTCAGGTAATCCATGTGATGTCACTGGACACAGAGCTGGGAAAAGATGTCCCAAGCCAGCTCCTGTGAGCCAGCCCCAGCACACTGCGGGGGTACCCAGGGTTCCCTCTCCAGCCTTCATCTTGTCTCACCTGACAAGCCTCCATGGAGGGAGTCTCTCCATTTCCATGGCTTTAATGATTACCTGTTTCCTGATGATTCCCAAATCCATATTTGCAGCTCAGACTCCCCTTAGCTAGCCCACCATTTACAAAGACATGCTGGATGTCTCCACCCCAGATTCCTTCGCTGCAGAACTGAATGCACTTCCTCTCCCACCCTGAACTACTCTCCTTCAGTACTTTTTTCTAGTGGAGCAATTGGATGTGGCAAGAGTAACAAAGGCCTGGTGAAAGCTGAACAGATTAGAGGTGAGCATAATCAAATGGCAGTCCGTGCCTCCGCTGATTGACTCCAGTTAGGCTGTGTGTAGATAGGCTCTTTCCTTGGCAATGACACGGGTTTCTTGATCACGCAGAAGTGGATAAACGGGCAGAGAATCACAGGGGAAGCCTCTCTTGACTGTCTCTTGGCCTCAGAGCTTCAGGCCCAGGCCAGGGGTCTCTGCAGGGTGGGGAAAGCCAGGTCTATTTCTCCAGGCAGATGCCGCCTCCTCACAGCTTGGGCCTTCTCCTTGAAGCTGTGTTACTTTTCTTGAGCTTTGCATTCGTGGTTGGTAGAATAATGTCCCCCATAGCTGTTGGCATCCTCATACACAGAACCTGCGAATATGTCCCCTGACATGGCCAGAGGGACTCTGCCGATGTGATGAAGTTAAGGACCTTGAGACAGGAAGAGTATCCCGAATAATCTCCATGGATATTCTAAGTGAAAGAGGGTTGAGGGAGAGTCCAGTTGGAAGATGgtctgttgctggctttgaagtgGAAGAAGAGGCCACCGGCCAAGGAAAGCAGatggcttctagaagctggaaaatgcagggaaacagattctcccctagaataGGGGTTCCCAACCCCAGGACAACAGACTAGTAACagcccatggcctgttaggaaccggatCTTAcggcaggaggtgagcggtgggcaagcaagcgaagcttcatctgtatttacagccactccccgtTGTTCAAACTACCACCTGATCTCCGCCTCCCATCAGATCagcggcggcattagattctcatagaagtgagaaccctattgtgaacttcGTGTGTGAGGGACCTAGATTGCACAcactttatgagaatctaatgcctgatgatgtgtcactgtctcccatcacccccagatgggatcATCTAGTTGCAGGTAAACAAGcttagggctcccactgattctacattatggtgcagtgtataatcatttcattatatattacaatataatagtAATATAAAGTATACAATAAGTGTAATGCGTTTGAATCatcccaaaccatcctcatcccACTCctgatgtggaaaaattgtcttccacaaaactggatcctggtgccaaaaaggttgggaaccactgctctaaagaaaCCCAACCCTACTTGCACCTCAATTTTAACCAGTAAGACCACGCCAGGCTCTGGTCTTCAGAAGCATCAATGAGATGATGAAATTGTGCAGTTCTAAGCCATAGAGTTCAtgttaatttgttacagcagccactgGAAATTAACATGGCATTCAATCAGCAGAACCAACTTGATTCTCTTCAAACCAGCAGCTCCACCACCCAGCCTTCAGGAAGAGCTTGGCATCTTCTTTCATGCTGTCCTCTCCTTCAGCCCCCGAGCTGATTGGTAGCCAGTTTAGTCAGCTCTATCCTAGAGATGctcctcaggttttttttttcttctttcagtctcTGCCATCGCAGGCCACAAGGACAGCATGACATCAGAGAGAGTGTGGGCTTTGATGCAGAAAGACTTGACACTGAACTAGTTGGGAAACCCTGGCAGAGTTGCTTAACCTCTGCAAGCCTCGCTTCCTTATTCATAAGACAGTCATGCTACGCTCTACTTTGAAGGTGGTAATAGGACTTGGATGTGtgtaggctgggcaaggtggctcatgcctgtaattccaaggctgtgggaggctgaggcaggaggatcgcttgagcccaggagttccagactaacctgggcaacatggtgaaaccctgtgtctgcaaatgcaaaagattagccaggagtggtggtgcatgcctgtggtccccactgcttggggggctgaggtgggaggatcgcctgagcctgagagttcaaggctgcagtgagttataatcgcccaccactgcatttcagcctgggtgacagagtgagacactgtcttcaaaaaattatttatttttaaatttaaaagaagactTGGATGTATGTCCAACACCAGACATTTGGGGTTTGCTCTGTCAGTGACAGCTCATCAACAGGTCAGAACTTCATCTGTGCCTGGATCATGGCAGTGGCATCTGGAGAGGTCTTCCCAGCCCCAGCAGCACTCTCCCCAACTCTCCTCTCCTAAGGATTATGGCCTTCATAATCTTGTCTTTTGTGTTTCCAACCTCATATCCAACTCGCCACCCCCAAGATGTCCTGCACACTGACAGCTCCCTCTGCTTTCCTCTCCATACTGCTGCCTGAGTTGGGTACTGAGactgtctcctcctcctcatcagcTGCACTTGCCCTGAACATCTAAAAATCTTTtcggggccgggcacggtggctcgtgcctgtattctcgcactttgggaggccaaactgggtggatcacctgaggtcaggagttcaagaccaacctcaccaacatggtgaaatcctgtctctactaaaattacaaaaattagccaggcatggtggcaggcgccttaatcccagcttctccggaggctgaggcagaagaatcacttgaacctgggaggcggaggttgcagtgagccaagtttgcaccactgcactccaacctgggtgacagagtgaaactccgtctcaaaaacaaaaaacaaaaacaaaaacaaaatacccaaaaacataaattggattTGTCAGCAATCACTAACAGCAGAAAAGAGATGCTGCTGCATTGAACAAAGTGTCATCAATCCCAGCTTCAGTCATTCAAACTGTAAAGGGCTCACAATGTAATTagtcccatttaaaaaaatatttggggGTTTCTCTAACCACAGAATATGATGGCTGGAACTATTAATCAGGCTTCTATATGTTGTCAAGAGTTGGTATGAGGAACGATAGAGATGGAAATGACAGGGCAGCCGTCAGCTTGGAGCAGAGCCCCGTTGAACGGGCTGAAGGGTTGAAGTCCAGCCAGGACTGGAGTCGGGTCTCAGAACTCCCCAGCCATGCTCTTTCCTGTTGTCCCTCCGTGGACTGCTCTATCTGTGCCAGATGGTCAGTCCCTAGGCACCAGGAGAAAACTGTGTGGCCCACACACATTGCACACCCTGCGTAAAATTCTAGATTGTCCCCTAATGCCCTCTAGGTGTCCACCAAGGTTTGCCATGGAGAAGATCATCTAGCCCTTCCCACTTTCCACCTGGGTTCTTGAGAAGTTTTTTCTTTGAAAGTCTCAGCTCCTGAGCCTGGCGTGGATGGCCTTCATAATCTTGTCTTTTGTGTTTCCAACCTCATATCCAACTCGCCACCTCCAAGACATCCTGCACACTGACAGCTCCCTCTGCATGAATCCACCATTCTTTCTAAGCCTCCATCTCTCTGCACAggtcccccaacacacacacacacacacccaactcTCTAGAGTGTTCTCCTCTCAGCTCTGCTCCAGAGACTGACCTTCCTTCTACAAGGCACATCAAGTGCACAGCTTCGTGAGTCTTTCTCTAGTCACCAGAGAGAACTGCTTCATCCTCCGCACACACCTCCACCAATGCCTTATTGTGTCCTGCAATTGCTCATTGTTTATGTGTATGTCTCACCCACTAAGCCATCTGGagtctttttactttatttttttttttttttgagacaaggtcctgctgtatcacccaggctggagtgcagtggtgcgatcataactCTGCAGAATTGAATACctgagctcaaaggatcctccagcttcagcctcccaagtagctgggactacaggcacgtgtcaccacgcccagctaatttttgttcattttctgtagagacgaggtctcaccatgttgcccaaactggtcttaaacgcctggactcaagcaatcctcccaccttggcctcccaaagtgttacgaTTATCGGTGTGAGCCATGGCCTCAAGCCTGGAGTCTTCTTTAATGGCCAgttctcctcctcttttttcttgATGTCCTCAGGCCCCGAAGCACACGATGTCAGTCCCCAGTGCACCTTTGTCGAATGACTTCACAAAGCTACCTCTCATTTCCCTGGATGTGGAAGGACAAAtgccctctgcctcctgccctgcccctgtCATACCAAGCGCCCAAGGCCCCAGCCCCACTCACCtgagaggctgagaaggagcAGAGCGGGGGGCAGCCACATGGCTCTGCCTTCCCGGCTCCTCGTCCGCCTGATCTGCAACCAGTGGCAAATGCAGATCCCAGATGCACTCTGGAAGTTCTGCCTGAGCTCTGGCTTGCACCTTCTGTGTATCTAGACCGCCTTTGACTTTCTTACTCATTCACTTCCTTTTATAGAGTGGGTAGTTCCTGCTTTTAATTATTCAACGAAAGAGGTGTCATTTTTTGGCAGGGCTGCGCCACAGGGCTTGAGCATCGTCACTGTGTAaaaaagaggagggaggggacTGTGCCGGGTCTTTAGGGTAGGGGGAGATACGTCTGcagaaggggtggggtggggggcatctGGCCTAGCAGGCCTTGGGTCCAAGGGGTATAACACTCTGGGAGTCAATTTCAGAGCTGTTCTATACCACAGTGAACACCCAACTCAGATGTCAGATGGGTCATGCTGGGCACACCTGAACATGCATTTGTTCAGGTGTTATAGCCAAGTGCATAAACATGCAGACTGTTGGGTCAGACAGACCTGGCTCTAACCCCACGAGCACCACCTACAAGCTGCGTGACTGTGGACAACGCAATcaacatctctgtgcctcagttattGTATCTATTAATTGGGCTCataatgtttgttgttgttataggagttattaagaaattattttaggtagatagagaggaaaaggggtgcttgggaagatttttttttttttaaagcagctccATAAATGTTTCTTGTCTAGCAGAAAAGCCCTGCCTCTTAGAGCTGGGCAGGcaagctttgatatgcaaatacaggccattagaaactgggtccacccaaacaTGGAGACTCCCGCCTCTTCTTCTTTTACCCACatgtgcctggcaacatggccGCCCCTACATACACCCATGTGTGTAGAACATCATGGcgcctgcatttgcatattaaaaggctagggtaGGAAGGCTAGTTTTTTCGTGGGCTACTTGAATGACatacctggtcaaaccaatcccctgggccctatgcaaatcagGTACCGCCTCCATCCTCCTCATAAAACTGGCTGTTTTCCACCGTACTCAAGGTTCCCTCTTTCAGCTTGGAGCCCGCCTCCCTCAGTCTCAGAACAGGGGgagcctcttccttccttctttcttgtctATTAAATTCTccactccttaaaaccactccacgtgTGCCCATGTTGTTTTATTCAAACCAGCGGGAGACCAAGGACCCTAGTGTTCCTCCAGTCATCAGAGCCATACCATTTTGTTGCACTGGCCGGGAATCCAAGGTACGACACTCATCGGAGTGGTAAGTATGGGAGTGAGCTTAAAATCTCTTCTATCATTCCGAGGCACTCTTAgcctctattttaaaataaaataagtcaatgGGCATCCGTCAGCCGGGTACATACACTTAGTGTTGGCTGCCATACTGAAGACTCGAATGTGAGGCTTGCTGGTGAGAACACGGAGAACCCCCCAACACCCCTGGGTCATTGGGAATGTTGGCCATGTTTCCAATCAGCTTCTTTTCACGGGAAGACCTCGCCATTGTGCAAGGCTGGGAAAAGTTCTAAGGCAACTAACAATTTCTGGCCAGAGCA is a window encoding:
- the CD300LB gene encoding CMRF35-like molecule 7 isoform X2, with the protein product MWLPPALLLLSLSGCFSIQGPESVRAPEQGSLTVQCHYKQGWETYIKWWCRGARWDTCKILIETRGSEQGEKSDRVSIKDNQKDRTFTVTMEGLRRDDADVYWCGIERRGPDLGTRVKVIVDPEGAASTTASSPTNSNMAVFIGSHKRNHYMLLVFVKVPILLILVTAILWLKGSQRVPEEPGEQPIYMNFSKLLTKDMAT
- the CD300LB gene encoding CMRF35-like molecule 7 isoform X1 — translated: MSKKVKGGLDTQKVQARAQAELPECIWDLHLPLVADQADEEPGRQSHVAAPRSAPSQPLRLFLHPRPRVRESPRAGVRAGAISCILGFCFPGCFSIQGPESVRAPEQGSLTVQCHYKQGWETYIKWWCRGARWDTCKILIETRGSEQGEKSDRVSIKDNQKDRTFTVTMEGLRRDDADVYWCGIERRGPDLGTRVKVIVDPEGAASTTASSPTNSNMAVFIGSHKRNHYMLLVFVKVPILLILVTAILWLKGSQRVPEEPGEQPIYMNFSKLLTKDMAT